In Corythoichthys intestinalis isolate RoL2023-P3 chromosome 4, ASM3026506v1, whole genome shotgun sequence, a genomic segment contains:
- the LOC130915039 gene encoding basic helix-loop-helix transcription factor scleraxis-like, which yields MTFAMLRTASPAGRFLYGDIALLSEDDDENGSEGSGSEERSTNSATFRLSSSSPSAFHIKMNRKRKLCMGGAGTAAVEAVLGRLGPPGSSPPTEIRQRTAANARERDRTNSVNTAFTALRTLIPTEPADRKLSKIETLRLASSYISHLGNVLLLGEGLHDGQPCHAPSPPFFHVNSSPNRGSDQSGQPKHICTFCLSNQRKMNKDRDRKTAIRS from the exons ATGACTTTTGCGATGCTGCGAACGGCATCTCCCGCAGGCCGCTTCTTGTACGGTGACATTGCTCTCCTCTCTGAAGACGATGATGAGAATGGCAGTGAAGGCTCAGGCTCAGAGGAACGCTCCACCAATTCTGCGACCTTCCGCCTGTCATCCTCGTCCCCTTCTGCCTTTCACATCAAGATGAACAGGAAGAGAAAGCTCTGCATGGGGGGAGCAGGCACAGCAGCGGTCGAGGCCGTTCTAGGGAGACTTGGACCCCCGGGCTCATCTCCCCCCACTGAAATTCGTCAGAGGACAGCAGCCAATGCTCGCGAGCGAGATCGAACCAATTCTGTCAACACCGCATTCACGGCTCTACGCACGCTCATCCCTACTGAGCCTGCAGACAG GAAACTGTCGAAGATCGAGACTCTTCGCTTGGCCAGCAGCTACATCAGTCACCTGGGGAACGTTTTGCTCCTGGGCGAGGGGCTTCATGACGGACAGCCCTGCCACGCTCCATCGCCACCGTTCTTCCATGTCAACTCCTCCCCGAATCGAGGATCGGACCAATCAGGCCAGCCTAAGCACATCTGTACGTTCTGCCTCAGCAACCAGAGAAAAATG